In a single window of the Primulina huaijiensis isolate GDHJ02 unplaced genomic scaffold, ASM1229523v2 scaffold43279, whole genome shotgun sequence genome:
- the LOC140970004 gene encoding phospholipid-transporting ATPase 2-like isoform X2, whose product MKMRRCVYINDDNLAQDLYCDNRISNRKYTIWNFLPKNLWEQFSRLMNQYFLLIACLQLWPLITPVNPVSTWGPLIFIFAVSATKEACDDYNRYISDKKANEKEVWIVRQGIKKLIQAQDIKVGNIVWLRENDEAPCDLVLLGTADPLGTCYVETAALDGETDLKTRVIPSACMGMDFELLHKIKGVIECPSPDKDIRRCDANMRLFPPFIDNDVCPLTIKNTILQSCYLRNTEWACGVAVYTGNETKLGMSRGVPEPKLTAVDAMIDRLTGAIFVFQIVVVIVLGIAGNVWKDTEARQQWYVQYPTEGPWYELLVIPLRFELLCSIMIPISIKVSLDLVKSLYAKFIDWDDKMVDLETGTRSHATNTAISEDLGQVEYILTDKTGTLTENKMVFRRCCISGSCYGNETGDALTDEKMLNAVSSGSPDVMQFLKVMAICNTVIPVKSSGAISYKAQSQDEEALVRAAAQLLMVFENKSGNIVDINFNSSLIQYEVLDILEFTSDRKRMSIVLKDCQSGKILLMSKGADESILPYARAGQQIRTFAEAVEQYAQLGLRTLCLAWRELGDDEYQEWASMFNEANSTLVDREWRVAEVCQRLEHGFDILGVAAIEDRLQDGVPETIETLRKAGINFWMLTGDKQSTAIQIALSCNFVSPEPKGQLLIINGKTEDEVCRNLERVLLTMRIADAEPKDIAFVVDGWALEIALKHYSKAFTELAVLSRTAICCRVTPSQKAQLVELLKSCDYRTLAIGDGGNDVRMIQQADIGVGISGREGLQAARAADYSIGKFRFLKRLILVHGRYSYNRTAFLSQYSFYKSLLICFIQIFFSFISGISGTSLFNSVSLMAYNVFYTSVPVLVHVLDKDLGEKTVMQHPQILFYCQAGRLLNPSTFAGWFGRSLFHAIVVFGITIHSYALEKSEMEEVSMVALSGCIWLQAFVVAIETNSFTVLQHLAIWGNLVAFYVINWIVSALPSSGMYTIMFRLCRQPSYWCTIIVIVAAGMGPVLALKYFRYTYRSSKINSLQQAERLGGPILSLGNIEPQLRPLEKDLSPLSLLQPRNRNSVCEPLLSESPSATRRSVGTGAPFDFFQSQSRLSSIYSRNSKDN is encoded by the exons ATGAAAATGAGGAGATGTGTTTATATAAATGATGACAATCTAGCTCAGGATCTATACTGTGATAATCGGATATCTAACAGAAAGTATACCATATGGAACTTTCTGCCAAAAAATTTATGGGAACAATTCAG CCGACTGATGAATCAGTACTTTTTGTTGATTGCGTGTCTTCAACTATGGCCTCTGATAACTCCAGTGAATCCTGTTAGTACATGGGGTCCTCTTATATTCATATTTGCAGTCTCTGCAACAAAAGAGGCATGTGATGATTACAACAGATATATCTCCGATAAGAAAGCAAATGAGAAAGAAGTGTGGATTGTGCGGCAAGGAATCAAAAAGCTG ATTCAAGCTCAAGACATTAAGGTCGGTAACATTGTGTGGCTGCGTGAAAATGATGAAGCACCTTGTGATCTTGTTCTACTTGGCACTGCTGATCCATTGGGTACATGCTATGTGGAG acAGCAGCACTGGATGGTGAGACTGACCTGAAGACACGAGTGATACCTTCTGCTTGCATGGGAATGGATTTTGAGTTGCTGCACAAAATCAAG GGAGTAATTGAGTGTCCAAGTCCCGATAAAGATATTAGAAGATGCGATGCAAACATGCGGCTGTTTCCTCCTTTTATTGATAATGATGTTTGCCCGCTGACCATAAAAAATACAATTCTTCAATCATGCTACTTAAGGAATACAGAGTGGGCATGTGGAGTTGCTGTTTACACAG GCAATGAAACCAAGCTAGGCATGAGTAGAGGAGTGCCAGAACCAAAGCTTACAGCTGTAGATGCAATGATCGACAGGTTGACTGGAGCAATATTTGTCTTCCAGATAGTTGTCGTTATTGTTCTAGGCATAGCTGGGAATGTTTGGAAGGATACGGAAGCGAGGCAG CAATGGTATGTCCAATATCCAACTGAAGGGCCTTGGTATGAACTGCTCGTCATACCTCTGCGATTTGAGCTTCTTTGCTCCATTATGATTCCCATATCTATAAAG GTATCTTTAGATCTTGTGAAAAGCCTGTATGCAAAATTTATTGATTGGGATGATAAGATGGTTGATCTAGAGACCGGAACTCGGTCACATGCAACCAA CACAGCTATAAGTGAGGATTTGGGGCAAGTTGAATATATATTGACAGATAAAACTGGAACACTTACTGAAAATAAAATGGTCTTCAGAAGATGTTGCATAAGTGGATCTTGTTATGGGAATGAGACCGGGGATGCTTTAACag ATGAAAAAATGCTTAATGCTGTCTCAAGTGGTTCTCCTGATGTGATGCAATTTCTAAAAGTTATGGCCATTTGCAATACTGTTATTCCCGTGAAAAG TAGTGGGGCAATTTCATACAAGGCACAATCCCAAGATGAAGAAGCTCTTGTACGTGCTGCTGCACAGTTACTTATGGTTTTTGAGAATAAGAGTGGCAATATTGTTG acatcaacttcaattcctcgCTAATACAGTATGAAGTGCTAGACATCCTAGAGTTCACTTCTGATCGGAAAAGGATGTCTATAGTGCTTAAAGACTGTCAAAGTGGGAAAATTTTACTTATGTCTAAAGGAGCAGATGAATCTATTCTTCCTTATGCACGTGCAG GGCAACAGATACGGACCTTTGCTGAAGCTGTGGAACAATATGCTCAACTAGGTCTCAGGACCTTGTGCCTCGCTTGGCGCGAATTAGGTGATGATGAGTATCAAGAATGGGCATCAATGTTCAATGAGGCTAATAGTACATTAGTGGATAGAGAG TGGAGAGTGGCTGAAGTCTGCCAGAGATTAGAGCATGGTTTTGACATTCTTGGTGTTGCTGCCATAGAAGATCGCTTACAG GATGGTGTTCCAGAAACAATCGAAACCCTTAGGAAAGCAGGCATTAACTTTTGGATGCTGACTGGAGACAAGCAAAGCACTGCTATTCAGATTGCTCTTTCTTGCAATTTTGTGTCTCCAG AGCCCAAAGGCCAGCTTCTGATAATTAATGGGAAAACAGAAGATGAAGTGTGTAGGAATCTAGAGAGAGTGTTGCTTACAATGAGAATCGCGGATGCAGAACCGAAG GATATTGCTTTTGTTGTTGATGGGTGGGCTCTCGAGATTGCCCTTAAGCACTATAGTAAAGCATTCACAGAACTTGCAGTTTTGTCAAGGACAGCTATATGTTGCCGTGTTACTCCATCCCAAAAAGCACAG CTTGTAGAACTTTTGAAATCATGCGACTACAGAACACTGGCCATTGGGGATGGTGGAAATGATGTCAGGATGATTCAACAAGCTGATATAGGGGTTGGCATCAGTGGAAGAGAAGGACTGCAGGCAGCAAGGGCTGCTGATTATAGTATTGGAA AATTCAGATTTTTGAAAAGGTTGATACTTGTGCATGGACGCTACTCTTATAATCGCACGGCATTTCTTTCCCAATATTCCTTTTATAAATCCCTGCTGATCTGCTTTATCCAGATTTT TTTCTCTTTCATTTCAGGCATCTCAGGGACCAGTCTTTTCAACTCAGTCAGCCTGATGGCTTATAATGTTTTTTACACTAGTGTTCCCGTGTTGGTCCATGTCCTTGACAAAGATCTCGGTGAAAAAACTGTAATGCAACATCCTCAAATTCTATTTTACTGCCAAGCTGGAAG ACTTCTTAATCCTAGCACGTTTGCTGGATGGTTTGGGCGATCTCTCTTTCAT GCAATTGTTGTTTTTGGTATCACCATACACTCTTACGCTCTTGAGAAAAGTGAGATGGAGGAGGTATCTATGGTGGCACTGTCTGGATGTATTTGGTTGCAGGCATTTGTTGTTGCAATAGAAACCAA TTCTTTTACAGTGTTGCAACATTTGGCGATATGGGGGAACCTGGTGGCCTTTTATGTCATCAACTGGATTGTTAGTGCTCTCCCGTCATCCGGGATGTACACAATCATGTTTCGTTTATGTAGGCAGCCATCATACTGGTGCACAATTATT GTAATTGTTGCGGCAGGAATGGGTCCTGTCCTTGCTTTGAAGTACTTCCGATACACATACAGGTCAAGTAAAATCAACTCACTCCAACAAGCTGAACGTTTGGGAGGGCCAATCCTGTCGCTGGGGAACATTGAGCCCCAGTTGAGACCCTTAGAGAAAGATCTGTCCCCCTTATCTTTATTACAACCCAGGAACCGCAATTCTGTATGTGAACCTCTGCTGTCCGAATCTCCCAGTGCCACAAGGCGTTCTGTTGGAACAGGAGCACCGTTCGATTTCTTCCAGTCACAGTCTAGATTATCTTCCATTTATTCAAGAAATAGCAAGGATAACTGA
- the LOC140970004 gene encoding phospholipid-transporting ATPase 2-like isoform X3, which produces MKMRRCVYINDDNLAQDLYCDNRISNRKYTIWNFLPKNLWEQFSRLMNQYFLLIACLQLWPLITPVNPVSTWGPLIFIFAVSATKEACDDYNRYISDKKANEKEVWIVRQGIKKLIQAQDIKVGNIVWLRENDEAPCDLVLLGTADPLGTCYVETAALDGETDLKTRVIPSACMGMDFELLHKIKGVIECPSPDKDIRRCDANMRLFPPFIDNDVCPLTIKNTILQSCYLRNTEWACGVAVYTGNETKLGMSRGVPEPKLTAVDAMIDRLTGAIFVFQIVVVIVLGIAGNVWKDTEARQQWYVQYPTEGPWYELLVIPLRFELLCSIMIPISIKVSLDLVKSLYAKFIDWDDKMVDLETGTRSHATNTAISEDLGQVEYILTDKTGTLTENKMVFRRCCISGSCYGNETGDALTDEKMLNAVSSGSPDVMQFLKVMAICNTVIPVKSSSGAISYKAQSQDEEALVRAAAQLLMVFENKSGNIVDINFNSSLIQYEVLDILEFTSDRKRMSIVLKDCQSGKILLMSKGADESILPYARAGQQIRTFAEAVEQYAQLGLRTLCLAWRELGDDEYQEWASMFNEANSTLVDREWRVAEVCQRLEHGFDILGVAAIEDRLQDGVPETIETLRKAGINFWMLTGDKQSTAIQIALSCNFVSPEPKGQLLIINGKTEDEVCRNLERVLLTMRIADAEPKDIAFVVDGWALEIALKHYSKAFTELAVLSRTAICCRVTPSQKAQLVELLKSCDYRTLAIGDGGNDVRMIQQADIGVGISGREGLQAARAADYSIGKFRFLKRLILVHGRYSYNRTAFLSQYSFYKSLLICFIQIFFSFISGISGTSLFNSVSLMAYNVFYTSVPVLVHVLDKDLGEKTVMQHPQILFYCQAGRLLNPSTFAGWFGRSLFHAIVVFGITIHSYALEKSEMEEVSMVALSGCIWLQAFVVAIETNSFTVLQHLAIWGNLVAFYVINWIVSALPSSGMYTIMFRLCRQPSYWCTIIYFR; this is translated from the exons ATGAAAATGAGGAGATGTGTTTATATAAATGATGACAATCTAGCTCAGGATCTATACTGTGATAATCGGATATCTAACAGAAAGTATACCATATGGAACTTTCTGCCAAAAAATTTATGGGAACAATTCAG CCGACTGATGAATCAGTACTTTTTGTTGATTGCGTGTCTTCAACTATGGCCTCTGATAACTCCAGTGAATCCTGTTAGTACATGGGGTCCTCTTATATTCATATTTGCAGTCTCTGCAACAAAAGAGGCATGTGATGATTACAACAGATATATCTCCGATAAGAAAGCAAATGAGAAAGAAGTGTGGATTGTGCGGCAAGGAATCAAAAAGCTG ATTCAAGCTCAAGACATTAAGGTCGGTAACATTGTGTGGCTGCGTGAAAATGATGAAGCACCTTGTGATCTTGTTCTACTTGGCACTGCTGATCCATTGGGTACATGCTATGTGGAG acAGCAGCACTGGATGGTGAGACTGACCTGAAGACACGAGTGATACCTTCTGCTTGCATGGGAATGGATTTTGAGTTGCTGCACAAAATCAAG GGAGTAATTGAGTGTCCAAGTCCCGATAAAGATATTAGAAGATGCGATGCAAACATGCGGCTGTTTCCTCCTTTTATTGATAATGATGTTTGCCCGCTGACCATAAAAAATACAATTCTTCAATCATGCTACTTAAGGAATACAGAGTGGGCATGTGGAGTTGCTGTTTACACAG GCAATGAAACCAAGCTAGGCATGAGTAGAGGAGTGCCAGAACCAAAGCTTACAGCTGTAGATGCAATGATCGACAGGTTGACTGGAGCAATATTTGTCTTCCAGATAGTTGTCGTTATTGTTCTAGGCATAGCTGGGAATGTTTGGAAGGATACGGAAGCGAGGCAG CAATGGTATGTCCAATATCCAACTGAAGGGCCTTGGTATGAACTGCTCGTCATACCTCTGCGATTTGAGCTTCTTTGCTCCATTATGATTCCCATATCTATAAAG GTATCTTTAGATCTTGTGAAAAGCCTGTATGCAAAATTTATTGATTGGGATGATAAGATGGTTGATCTAGAGACCGGAACTCGGTCACATGCAACCAA CACAGCTATAAGTGAGGATTTGGGGCAAGTTGAATATATATTGACAGATAAAACTGGAACACTTACTGAAAATAAAATGGTCTTCAGAAGATGTTGCATAAGTGGATCTTGTTATGGGAATGAGACCGGGGATGCTTTAACag ATGAAAAAATGCTTAATGCTGTCTCAAGTGGTTCTCCTGATGTGATGCAATTTCTAAAAGTTATGGCCATTTGCAATACTGTTATTCCCGTGAAAAG CAGTAGTGGGGCAATTTCATACAAGGCACAATCCCAAGATGAAGAAGCTCTTGTACGTGCTGCTGCACAGTTACTTATGGTTTTTGAGAATAAGAGTGGCAATATTGTTG acatcaacttcaattcctcgCTAATACAGTATGAAGTGCTAGACATCCTAGAGTTCACTTCTGATCGGAAAAGGATGTCTATAGTGCTTAAAGACTGTCAAAGTGGGAAAATTTTACTTATGTCTAAAGGAGCAGATGAATCTATTCTTCCTTATGCACGTGCAG GGCAACAGATACGGACCTTTGCTGAAGCTGTGGAACAATATGCTCAACTAGGTCTCAGGACCTTGTGCCTCGCTTGGCGCGAATTAGGTGATGATGAGTATCAAGAATGGGCATCAATGTTCAATGAGGCTAATAGTACATTAGTGGATAGAGAG TGGAGAGTGGCTGAAGTCTGCCAGAGATTAGAGCATGGTTTTGACATTCTTGGTGTTGCTGCCATAGAAGATCGCTTACAG GATGGTGTTCCAGAAACAATCGAAACCCTTAGGAAAGCAGGCATTAACTTTTGGATGCTGACTGGAGACAAGCAAAGCACTGCTATTCAGATTGCTCTTTCTTGCAATTTTGTGTCTCCAG AGCCCAAAGGCCAGCTTCTGATAATTAATGGGAAAACAGAAGATGAAGTGTGTAGGAATCTAGAGAGAGTGTTGCTTACAATGAGAATCGCGGATGCAGAACCGAAG GATATTGCTTTTGTTGTTGATGGGTGGGCTCTCGAGATTGCCCTTAAGCACTATAGTAAAGCATTCACAGAACTTGCAGTTTTGTCAAGGACAGCTATATGTTGCCGTGTTACTCCATCCCAAAAAGCACAG CTTGTAGAACTTTTGAAATCATGCGACTACAGAACACTGGCCATTGGGGATGGTGGAAATGATGTCAGGATGATTCAACAAGCTGATATAGGGGTTGGCATCAGTGGAAGAGAAGGACTGCAGGCAGCAAGGGCTGCTGATTATAGTATTGGAA AATTCAGATTTTTGAAAAGGTTGATACTTGTGCATGGACGCTACTCTTATAATCGCACGGCATTTCTTTCCCAATATTCCTTTTATAAATCCCTGCTGATCTGCTTTATCCAGATTTT TTTCTCTTTCATTTCAGGCATCTCAGGGACCAGTCTTTTCAACTCAGTCAGCCTGATGGCTTATAATGTTTTTTACACTAGTGTTCCCGTGTTGGTCCATGTCCTTGACAAAGATCTCGGTGAAAAAACTGTAATGCAACATCCTCAAATTCTATTTTACTGCCAAGCTGGAAG ACTTCTTAATCCTAGCACGTTTGCTGGATGGTTTGGGCGATCTCTCTTTCAT GCAATTGTTGTTTTTGGTATCACCATACACTCTTACGCTCTTGAGAAAAGTGAGATGGAGGAGGTATCTATGGTGGCACTGTCTGGATGTATTTGGTTGCAGGCATTTGTTGTTGCAATAGAAACCAA TTCTTTTACAGTGTTGCAACATTTGGCGATATGGGGGAACCTGGTGGCCTTTTATGTCATCAACTGGATTGTTAGTGCTCTCCCGTCATCCGGGATGTACACAATCATGTTTCGTTTATGTAGGCAGCCATCATACTGGTGCACAATTATT TATTTCAGGTAA
- the LOC140970004 gene encoding phospholipid-transporting ATPase 2-like isoform X1: MKMRRCVYINDDNLAQDLYCDNRISNRKYTIWNFLPKNLWEQFSRLMNQYFLLIACLQLWPLITPVNPVSTWGPLIFIFAVSATKEACDDYNRYISDKKANEKEVWIVRQGIKKLIQAQDIKVGNIVWLRENDEAPCDLVLLGTADPLGTCYVETAALDGETDLKTRVIPSACMGMDFELLHKIKGVIECPSPDKDIRRCDANMRLFPPFIDNDVCPLTIKNTILQSCYLRNTEWACGVAVYTGNETKLGMSRGVPEPKLTAVDAMIDRLTGAIFVFQIVVVIVLGIAGNVWKDTEARQQWYVQYPTEGPWYELLVIPLRFELLCSIMIPISIKVSLDLVKSLYAKFIDWDDKMVDLETGTRSHATNTAISEDLGQVEYILTDKTGTLTENKMVFRRCCISGSCYGNETGDALTDEKMLNAVSSGSPDVMQFLKVMAICNTVIPVKSSSGAISYKAQSQDEEALVRAAAQLLMVFENKSGNIVDINFNSSLIQYEVLDILEFTSDRKRMSIVLKDCQSGKILLMSKGADESILPYARAGQQIRTFAEAVEQYAQLGLRTLCLAWRELGDDEYQEWASMFNEANSTLVDREWRVAEVCQRLEHGFDILGVAAIEDRLQDGVPETIETLRKAGINFWMLTGDKQSTAIQIALSCNFVSPEPKGQLLIINGKTEDEVCRNLERVLLTMRIADAEPKDIAFVVDGWALEIALKHYSKAFTELAVLSRTAICCRVTPSQKAQLVELLKSCDYRTLAIGDGGNDVRMIQQADIGVGISGREGLQAARAADYSIGKFRFLKRLILVHGRYSYNRTAFLSQYSFYKSLLICFIQIFFSFISGISGTSLFNSVSLMAYNVFYTSVPVLVHVLDKDLGEKTVMQHPQILFYCQAGRLLNPSTFAGWFGRSLFHAIVVFGITIHSYALEKSEMEEVSMVALSGCIWLQAFVVAIETNSFTVLQHLAIWGNLVAFYVINWIVSALPSSGMYTIMFRLCRQPSYWCTIIVIVAAGMGPVLALKYFRYTYRSSKINSLQQAERLGGPILSLGNIEPQLRPLEKDLSPLSLLQPRNRNSVCEPLLSESPSATRRSVGTGAPFDFFQSQSRLSSIYSRNSKDN, from the exons ATGAAAATGAGGAGATGTGTTTATATAAATGATGACAATCTAGCTCAGGATCTATACTGTGATAATCGGATATCTAACAGAAAGTATACCATATGGAACTTTCTGCCAAAAAATTTATGGGAACAATTCAG CCGACTGATGAATCAGTACTTTTTGTTGATTGCGTGTCTTCAACTATGGCCTCTGATAACTCCAGTGAATCCTGTTAGTACATGGGGTCCTCTTATATTCATATTTGCAGTCTCTGCAACAAAAGAGGCATGTGATGATTACAACAGATATATCTCCGATAAGAAAGCAAATGAGAAAGAAGTGTGGATTGTGCGGCAAGGAATCAAAAAGCTG ATTCAAGCTCAAGACATTAAGGTCGGTAACATTGTGTGGCTGCGTGAAAATGATGAAGCACCTTGTGATCTTGTTCTACTTGGCACTGCTGATCCATTGGGTACATGCTATGTGGAG acAGCAGCACTGGATGGTGAGACTGACCTGAAGACACGAGTGATACCTTCTGCTTGCATGGGAATGGATTTTGAGTTGCTGCACAAAATCAAG GGAGTAATTGAGTGTCCAAGTCCCGATAAAGATATTAGAAGATGCGATGCAAACATGCGGCTGTTTCCTCCTTTTATTGATAATGATGTTTGCCCGCTGACCATAAAAAATACAATTCTTCAATCATGCTACTTAAGGAATACAGAGTGGGCATGTGGAGTTGCTGTTTACACAG GCAATGAAACCAAGCTAGGCATGAGTAGAGGAGTGCCAGAACCAAAGCTTACAGCTGTAGATGCAATGATCGACAGGTTGACTGGAGCAATATTTGTCTTCCAGATAGTTGTCGTTATTGTTCTAGGCATAGCTGGGAATGTTTGGAAGGATACGGAAGCGAGGCAG CAATGGTATGTCCAATATCCAACTGAAGGGCCTTGGTATGAACTGCTCGTCATACCTCTGCGATTTGAGCTTCTTTGCTCCATTATGATTCCCATATCTATAAAG GTATCTTTAGATCTTGTGAAAAGCCTGTATGCAAAATTTATTGATTGGGATGATAAGATGGTTGATCTAGAGACCGGAACTCGGTCACATGCAACCAA CACAGCTATAAGTGAGGATTTGGGGCAAGTTGAATATATATTGACAGATAAAACTGGAACACTTACTGAAAATAAAATGGTCTTCAGAAGATGTTGCATAAGTGGATCTTGTTATGGGAATGAGACCGGGGATGCTTTAACag ATGAAAAAATGCTTAATGCTGTCTCAAGTGGTTCTCCTGATGTGATGCAATTTCTAAAAGTTATGGCCATTTGCAATACTGTTATTCCCGTGAAAAG CAGTAGTGGGGCAATTTCATACAAGGCACAATCCCAAGATGAAGAAGCTCTTGTACGTGCTGCTGCACAGTTACTTATGGTTTTTGAGAATAAGAGTGGCAATATTGTTG acatcaacttcaattcctcgCTAATACAGTATGAAGTGCTAGACATCCTAGAGTTCACTTCTGATCGGAAAAGGATGTCTATAGTGCTTAAAGACTGTCAAAGTGGGAAAATTTTACTTATGTCTAAAGGAGCAGATGAATCTATTCTTCCTTATGCACGTGCAG GGCAACAGATACGGACCTTTGCTGAAGCTGTGGAACAATATGCTCAACTAGGTCTCAGGACCTTGTGCCTCGCTTGGCGCGAATTAGGTGATGATGAGTATCAAGAATGGGCATCAATGTTCAATGAGGCTAATAGTACATTAGTGGATAGAGAG TGGAGAGTGGCTGAAGTCTGCCAGAGATTAGAGCATGGTTTTGACATTCTTGGTGTTGCTGCCATAGAAGATCGCTTACAG GATGGTGTTCCAGAAACAATCGAAACCCTTAGGAAAGCAGGCATTAACTTTTGGATGCTGACTGGAGACAAGCAAAGCACTGCTATTCAGATTGCTCTTTCTTGCAATTTTGTGTCTCCAG AGCCCAAAGGCCAGCTTCTGATAATTAATGGGAAAACAGAAGATGAAGTGTGTAGGAATCTAGAGAGAGTGTTGCTTACAATGAGAATCGCGGATGCAGAACCGAAG GATATTGCTTTTGTTGTTGATGGGTGGGCTCTCGAGATTGCCCTTAAGCACTATAGTAAAGCATTCACAGAACTTGCAGTTTTGTCAAGGACAGCTATATGTTGCCGTGTTACTCCATCCCAAAAAGCACAG CTTGTAGAACTTTTGAAATCATGCGACTACAGAACACTGGCCATTGGGGATGGTGGAAATGATGTCAGGATGATTCAACAAGCTGATATAGGGGTTGGCATCAGTGGAAGAGAAGGACTGCAGGCAGCAAGGGCTGCTGATTATAGTATTGGAA AATTCAGATTTTTGAAAAGGTTGATACTTGTGCATGGACGCTACTCTTATAATCGCACGGCATTTCTTTCCCAATATTCCTTTTATAAATCCCTGCTGATCTGCTTTATCCAGATTTT TTTCTCTTTCATTTCAGGCATCTCAGGGACCAGTCTTTTCAACTCAGTCAGCCTGATGGCTTATAATGTTTTTTACACTAGTGTTCCCGTGTTGGTCCATGTCCTTGACAAAGATCTCGGTGAAAAAACTGTAATGCAACATCCTCAAATTCTATTTTACTGCCAAGCTGGAAG ACTTCTTAATCCTAGCACGTTTGCTGGATGGTTTGGGCGATCTCTCTTTCAT GCAATTGTTGTTTTTGGTATCACCATACACTCTTACGCTCTTGAGAAAAGTGAGATGGAGGAGGTATCTATGGTGGCACTGTCTGGATGTATTTGGTTGCAGGCATTTGTTGTTGCAATAGAAACCAA TTCTTTTACAGTGTTGCAACATTTGGCGATATGGGGGAACCTGGTGGCCTTTTATGTCATCAACTGGATTGTTAGTGCTCTCCCGTCATCCGGGATGTACACAATCATGTTTCGTTTATGTAGGCAGCCATCATACTGGTGCACAATTATT GTAATTGTTGCGGCAGGAATGGGTCCTGTCCTTGCTTTGAAGTACTTCCGATACACATACAGGTCAAGTAAAATCAACTCACTCCAACAAGCTGAACGTTTGGGAGGGCCAATCCTGTCGCTGGGGAACATTGAGCCCCAGTTGAGACCCTTAGAGAAAGATCTGTCCCCCTTATCTTTATTACAACCCAGGAACCGCAATTCTGTATGTGAACCTCTGCTGTCCGAATCTCCCAGTGCCACAAGGCGTTCTGTTGGAACAGGAGCACCGTTCGATTTCTTCCAGTCACAGTCTAGATTATCTTCCATTTATTCAAGAAATAGCAAGGATAACTGA
- the LOC140970013 gene encoding zinc finger CCCH domain-containing protein 20-like, with the protein MMTIGEPHRWTVEIPPWHFEDSSAHVQSPITHNIYAEACQYGSAMSALLRYLPSNKDDGLEGADEYSDDFEVPVDAFSCDDFRMFEFKVRKCVRARNHDWMECPFAHPGEKARRRDPRKYHYYGTPCPEFRKGACKRGDACEYAHGVFECWLHPARYRTQPCKDGTRCRRRVCFFAHTSEQLRIFPHATTSPDASPSVLTGDSFVALGLSGSSPKSSSYSPPVSPKTLSPPLARVGLKSINSVDQLAESIGRRLQVNNVKMGMGLCMSPSYRGEIGSPRSPNMIRTVFTSLPPTPIRSRGLKHARLGTFDLWETSCQEEPLIEYPEYRVGLVDIPDTDPDIGWVSELIE; encoded by the coding sequence ATGATGACCATCGGAGAACCTCATCGGTGGACCGTTGAAATCCCACCATGGCATTTTGAAGACTCGTCGGCTCACGTCCAATCCCCCATCACCCACAATATTTACGCTGAGGCTTGCCAGTACGGAAGTGCTATGTCGGCGTTGCTTAGATATCTTCCGTCAAACAAAGATGACGGCCTGGAGGGAGCGGATGAATATTCGGATGATTTCGAAGTTCCGGTGGACGCGTTCTCATGCGATGATTTCCGGATGTTCGAGTTTAAAGTGAGGAAATGCGTGCGGGCGAGGAATCATGACTGGATGGAGTGCCCATTCGCTCATCCGGGAGAGAAGGCTCGCCGACGTGACCCGCGTAAGTATCACTATTACGGCACCCCGTGCCCGGAATTTCGGAAGGGTGCGTGCAAAAGAGGCGATGCCTGTGAGTACGCACACGGCGTGTTCGAGTGCTGGCTCCACCCAGCTCGATATCGCACGCAGCCGTGTAAAGATGGGACTCGCTGCCGGCGTCGCGTCTGCTTCTTCGCTCATACGTCGGAGCAGCTACGAATTTTTCCACATGCTACTACTAGCCCAGACGCTTCCCCGAGTGTGCTTACTGGCGACTCGTTTGTAGCCTTGGGTTTGTCCGGATCTTCGCCGAAATCAAGTTCATACTCGCCGCCGGTGTCTCCGAAAACTTTGTCGCCGCCGTTGGCGCGTGTCGGGTTAAAGAGCATAAACTCGGTCGATCAACTGGCTGAATCGATCGGCCGCCGTTTGCAAGTCAACAATGTGAAAATGGGCATGGGCTTGTGCATGAGCCCATCCTATCGGGGTGAAATCGGGTCGCCCCGTAGCCCAAATATGATCCGAACCGTATTCACTAGCTTACCACCTACTCCTATTCGTTCCCGTGGCCTTAAACATGCGAGATTGGGTACTTTCGACTTATGGGAAACATCTTGCCAAGAGGAGCCGTTGATTGAATACCCGGAGTACCGGGTCGGACTAGTTGATATTCCGGATACGGATCCAGATATTGGATGGGTATCGGAACTTATTGAATGA